AGTTGTTTTATGAAATCCATGCAATATGTTGGAATATCTCTGTTACCTAGGGATGCTATTAAACTAATTAACAATTAACAATGCACTTCTTTCCAGTAATCACATGTACGGGACACATATTCTTTTGTAGAGGCAAGACAAATATTTCTCATAGCATTATTAATTAAAGGAGAGACATAAGGAACTGATAACCAGTTAAATTTGTCTTAAAGTATAATAAAGAGCCAGAACCACTCATGGCTTGTTGAGCTTGTAAATGATAGAGAATGTAAGTATAGTTTTACTTTTGAAAAATTCATCAAAAACTTCAACAAGTTGAAGAGAGCtcaaatatatacacacatttaaAGAAGACACCAGATGATTACACTAATATATGAAATGGGATATATGTCTCTTCAAATATAATAAGAATTTAAAATCCCTAAAACACTGTTTCTTTATAAAAGCCGGGTTCTTACCGGCCGGAGTGGTTTTAATATGGTTGCATCAAAATTGTGTTTTTATAACTGGGGTAGTATTAAGATATTCATGATATGCATGTTTCACTAGTATCCTATGTATCACTTGTGACTTGGGTTGCGGATCTAGCCTAAAAATTAAAgggtatcctaatttttttttttattttttggatcaggggtatcctttatacaaaattgaaaaaaaaaaattacactacgtAGACAGAGTTAAGCAGTAATTGTACGCTACGGAGACAAAGTTGAGAGGTAGCCCGTACTACCTCTGCTTGTACACTACGTCTGCTAGATGATACATAATCGGTGACATTAGCTTGTACACTACTACGGAGACATAGTTGAGAGGTAGCCTGCGCTACCCCTGCGTTGTTTTTCAAtgattaatttatttaatttggATTTCTAGTAGATGAAGAACCGACAGCTTCTTGCGATACTACTACGAGTATATCGTTAGAATAAAGATCTAAATCGTATACTTTTtcaacattaaaaaaaattactatTGTTGTTTAGAAAAACACTTGCACTAGTTTATTTTGAATGCTAGAATACAACTTTATAGTTGGTGTCCTTTTGTCTGAAGACAGCCATTCTTACAAGGTGGAAGAAATGTTTTTTCCTTAACGATATTGATTGTTTGTTTGCAACAACAAAAAACCAAATGCGAAGGAAAACTAAATCCATCTTTTGTTTACAAGTGGGAATCTAAAAAGCTTACAAATTAAGGTCTAAAGGCAAATTATGTAGCTATAGTAGCAAACAAGAAAAGATCAAAGTATGACAAACAATAAAACAAGATTAATAGCATATGGTTTTCTTTCAACTTCAGAAAGATGATAGaacaaaaaaaagtaaaaagtgCATAATCTAGAACAAGTACCTCAAGATCTCACTTAGAATTTTGTCTCATTCATATAGTCAGATCCAGAGTACTTGCCCTTTTTGCTTTCTGATCATTACAATGATCATCTTCTCTTATTAACTTGTTTCTGGTTCTTGAGAGAGAGGGTGAGCACAATGACAATGACAAGTTACCTTCTCCTTCACCATTATCTCCTTCCAAATCTTTTGGGCTCTCAGCGTGTCCAGAATGAACTTCAAGAGATAGATTCAAATCAAGATCAAGATTAGAAGCCTTCCTCTTTGTTCCTCTATCTTTTCCAAGACTTGTACTTTCCAAATCTATAACGATTGGCTGATGTTCCGGAACGTTTAACGGATTGAGATTTAGGGTGTTGTTTTGCAGCTTGGTGTATAGCCCTTGCAACATCTCCTTCTTCTCACTTATTCTTGATCTAAAACTATCATGAACTTCTGCGATCCGGCATGGAACTTGTGCATTGGGTGGCATATGATTATTATGGAGACTGCGACTTGTTTGTCCCACATGATTTAATGCTAAAATTCTATCGGCAGCCATGTTATAAAATCTTGGTTTTGTCTTTTCAATTGAACGATGCTCCCTCAAAGCGTTATGCATCCAATCATGATGGTAGAGTGATGCATCTCCATATCTTTAAACGGAAAAACCAAATGATTATTCAACTTCCAAGAGATGAAACACAAGATCAGAAATTGGGATCTAGAGGTGCAGTAATGATACCACAAGAATAAAAGTGATTATAAACATATGTTTAACCATgttagtcttttttttttttttttttttttttcatgtagCAAGCTCAAATATGGTTTACCTAAAGGTTGAATCACATGTTCGATTGTAGCATTGAAGCATCTGCAGTTGACTTAGGTTATAAATATTAGGATCTCCACCTTCAATCGTTGGATCTGATACTGTAATATAAAAAACGTTACATGAATCACACAACGGAAAAGAAGAGAGATATCAATCTAAATATATCATAGTAGGGTTTAAACATTCATCAATTACCAGACCTTGGTTTGGATCATCAAACTTCTTGCTTCTATACATCTGATGAAACAAACACCCATAAGAGAAATACTCAAAATCCTTTTTTTGTATGTTACAGATCGATATAAAAAATCTATagttaaacatttttttttgtttaatagcAATAGATGAACCTGTAAATGACTTTTGACATGAGCAATATG
This is a stretch of genomic DNA from Helianthus annuus cultivar XRQ/B chromosome 16, HanXRQr2.0-SUNRISE, whole genome shotgun sequence. It encodes these proteins:
- the LOC110889877 gene encoding uncharacterized protein LOC110889877 — encoded protein: MERSEETKCSKTSLDSYPNEEGEEENESKEVMELKDGGSSSNSTVEESDKKPSVRPYVRSKMPRLRWTNDLHLRFVQAVERLGGQDKATPKLVLQLMNVKGLHIAHVKSHLQMYRSKKFDDPNQVSDPTIEGGDPNIYNLSQLQMLQCYNRTCDSTFRYGDASLYHHDWMHNALREHRSIEKTKPRFYNMAADRILALNHVGQTSRSLHNNHMPPNAQVPCRIAEVHDSFRSRISEKKEMLQGLYTKLQNNTLNLNPLNVPEHQPIVIDLESTSLGKDRGTKRKASNLDLDLNLSLEVHSGHAESPKDLEGDNGEGEGNLSLSLCSPSLSRTRNKLIREDDHCNDQKAKRASTLDLTI